From a region of the Salvelinus namaycush isolate Seneca unplaced genomic scaffold, SaNama_1.0 Scaffold1213, whole genome shotgun sequence genome:
- the LOC120036127 gene encoding L-rhamnose-binding lectin CSL2-like, whose product MLLLRLIAFTLLAAACCTLPAAATRVVTCDNGENVQFLICDSGVIFIERALYGRTDGTTCREGRPANQLTNTQCSQTGTLEVLSQRCNGKQVCEVNTEVFRTSDPCFGIYKYLETTYTCILATRSITCEGSDVLLECDEGTIQIHSANYGRRDQLVCSFNRPANQLANTNCLSQSTTASKVAKRCNGKSQCDVPAFSSLYGDPCVGTYKYLDVAYTCG is encoded by the exons ATGCTCCTTTTAAGACTGATTGCGTTCACCT TGCTGGCTGCAGCTTGCTGTACACTACCAGCTGCAG CGACTAGAGTGGTTACCTGTGACAATGGAGAAAACGTCCAGTTCCTGATCTGTG ATTCTGGTGTGATCTTCATTGAGAGAGCTCTGTACGGAAGGACTGACGGAACCACCTGCAGAGAAGGACGACCTGCCAACCAGCTGACCAACACACAGTGTTCACAGACAGGCACCCTGGAGGTCCTCTCACAGAG GTGCAATGGGAAACAGGTGTGTGAAGTGAACACTGAAGTCTTCCGTACTTCTGACCCCTGTTTTGGAATCTACAAATACCTGGAAACCACCTACACCTGCATCCTAGCAA CACGCAGCATCACGTGTGAAGGCTCTGATGTTTTACTAGAATGTG atGAAGGTACGATCCAGATCCACAGTGCCAACTATGGCCGCCGTGACCAGCTAGTGTGTTCCTTTAATCGGCCCGCTAACCAACTAGCCAACACCAACTGTCTCAGCCAATCCACAACTGCCAGTAAGGTGGCAAAGAG GTGTAATGGGAAGAGCCAGTGTGACGTCCCGGCGTTCAGTTCTCTGTATGGGGATCCCTGTGTAGGAACCTACAAGTACCTGGATGTGGCTTACACCTGTGGTTAA